Part of the Pseudomonas chlororaphis genome, CGCATGTCTTCGAGCCACTTGAGGTCCTGGCGGAAGAACTCACTGCCAACGCTGTTCAGGCGGATGTAGCGCTGGCAGGAAACGTTGGGCGAACTCTCCTGCCAGGCCCAGATCGCGGCGCGGGCCGCGGCTTTGCTGTCGGGATGAACCGCGTCCTCGAGGTCGAGGATGATCGCGTCCGGAGCCGCCGCGACGGCCTTGGCGAAACGCTCGGGGCGGTTCCCCGGGACGAACAGGTAGCTGATGGGAAGCGTGGGGGTGGTACCGGGACGTTCAGTGGTCATAAAGCTCTCCTAGGCATGCAACTGTCGTGGTTCAAGCGAAATTTCATCGATTTCGGGCGGGGCCATCGCGGTCCTGCAACAGCCCCTTACAACGTCGGTTAATTCCTTGTTGATCAAGGTATTAAGGCGCTCTTCCAAGTACGGATGGGCACCTGCAAACGTGAGCAAACAAGCGTTTGCACACGTTCAGCCAACGAGTAAATATTCAAAATATTTGAAAACCTTACTTGATAATCGTTCGCGTTAGCAATATGGTTCTCGCCATCGAAGATATCTCTCACACAACAAAGGAAGTTTTCGTACTCCCCAAGGAAGTGCAGTGCAGTGATGTCATTTGAATGTCAGCTAATGACCCTGTTCGAGAATAAGCCGCAGACTCGATAACGGCCTCTTCACGCCCAGGTAAAACCTCATGGAATGGATTTCTATGCAATATCTTTGTGAAGTATTGATAAAACCTGACGTCACGATAGTGAGGCCGGGTTTCGTTTGGCACGCACCGCCAGGCGTTTAAATCGTTCATGCCTGAAAAACGGCAAGTTCATATTCTTCGATAACACCAAGTTATCGAAAACTTGATGGGTGTTGATTTATACGCCAGGGGTTAACTATGCCTACTGTAATGACGCCAACATTTAACAATGTAACTGAAGTGCATCAACCGACCCTCTTGGCGCCATTGCTCGACCCGCTAATCGCGCAGTTCATCCAGCACTGTCCAGGCAAACTTTCAGCACTGGTCGACCACTATGGATCGCCGCTGAACCTGGTATGGCCCCACGCATTCAAGCTCAACGCGGCGGCGCTTCAGGGCGTGCTGAAACACTACAACGTCGCCCACACGCTGTTTTACGGCGCCAAGGCCAACAAGTCCCAGAGCCTGCTGGCGGCGGCAGCGGCGATGGGCATTGGTGTCGATGTTTCGAGCCTTCACGAGTTGCACGCCGCGTTACGGGCCGGTATTCCAGGACAGCATTTATGCGCAACGGGACCGGCGAAAACGACAGTATTCCATCAAGCCCTGGTGGACGTCGGCGCCCTCATCTGTGTGGACTCACGGGAAGAAATCGGCCACCTGGCAACGCTGCTGGCGTCCAGAACAGCGTCAAGAAAAGCCAGAATCCTGTTGCGTTACCGGCCAAAAAGCTGCCCGACGAGCCGCTTTGGCATGGGCGCCGACGATGTGCTCGGGTGCCTGCAACAGTTGGCGCAGGAACGACAGCATTTTCACTTCGAAGGTTTTCATTTCCACCTCGGCGGCTACGGCCATGAATCGCGCGTCCAGGCGTTTGGCGAAGTGGTGGCGTATGTCGACGCCGCCCGGGAAATGGGGCTGGCCCCCGTCATGATCGACATCGGTGGAGGCCTGCCCATCCGATATGTCGACCCGCAGCGCTATGACAGTTTCCTGCGCAACGACAATAACCCCAGCCATTATTACAACCACACAGTGCCCGAGGCTTTTTACCCCTACGGCAGTCAACTCACCGCCAGCCAATGGTTGGCATTGTTCCTGGAGTCCGATTGTTTACCCGGCCAAACGATTGCCCATTATCTGCAATCGCAAAACATGACCTTGGCCCTGGAACCCGGCCGAAGTTTGGTCGACCAGGCCGCCATTTCAGTGTTCCGGGTGACTCGCTGTAAAAAACTGGCCAATGACAAAACCGTTATTTTCGTCGAGGGCAGCAGTTTCAGTGCCTGTGAAACATGGTTTTCATCCGAATACCTGGTGGACCCGATCCTGATCAGTGCAAGCGCGCCACCGCACACCCCGACACACGCCTATATCGCCGGACATAGTTGCCTGGACGATGACGTCATTACTTATCGCCTGATCAACTTTGTAACCTCGCCCCAGGCCGGTGACTTATTGATCTACGCCAATACCGCCGGTTATCAGATGGACCTGCTGGAAAATGAATTCCATCGCCATCCCCTGCCCCGGCGTATTACCGCCACTTGTTGTACGCAAGGCCACTACACATTTTTACCTGACTGCTAAAAAGGGAGTCTTACTCATGATACTTGGCAAAGTTTCAGAACTGATTGGCAACACGCCCATGTTGGGCATCGATGTGCCTGATACCAATGCACGGCTGCTGCTGAAGATCGAAAAGAACAACCCCGGTGGCAGCATAAAAGACCGCATGGCCAGGAACATGGTGCTGGCGGCCCTCAAGTCAGGACGCTTGAAGCCCGGTGGCGTGGTCGTGGAGTCGTCTTCCGGCAACACGGGCATCGGCCTGGCCATGGCGGCCGTGGAGTTCGGCCTGCAGTTCA contains:
- a CDS encoding decarboxylase, which codes for MPTVMTPTFNNVTEVHQPTLLAPLLDPLIAQFIQHCPGKLSALVDHYGSPLNLVWPHAFKLNAAALQGVLKHYNVAHTLFYGAKANKSQSLLAAAAAMGIGVDVSSLHELHAALRAGIPGQHLCATGPAKTTVFHQALVDVGALICVDSREEIGHLATLLASRTASRKARILLRYRPKSCPTSRFGMGADDVLGCLQQLAQERQHFHFEGFHFHLGGYGHESRVQAFGEVVAYVDAAREMGLAPVMIDIGGGLPIRYVDPQRYDSFLRNDNNPSHYYNHTVPEAFYPYGSQLTASQWLALFLESDCLPGQTIAHYLQSQNMTLALEPGRSLVDQAAISVFRVTRCKKLANDKTVIFVEGSSFSACETWFSSEYLVDPILISASAPPHTPTHAYIAGHSCLDDDVITYRLINFVTSPQAGDLLIYANTAGYQMDLLENEFHRHPLPRRITATCCTQGHYTFLPDC